The window TCTTTTAGCTGACGAACTGACGGCGATCAACCAGTATATGGTGCATTCCGAGATGGCGGATAACTGGGGATACCTCAAGCTGCATAAGCATTTCGAAAAGCGCGCGATCGACGAGATGAAGCACGCGGAGAAGCTGATCGGGCGTATTTTGTTCCTCGAGGGGATGCCGATAGTGTCGCAGTTGAAAAATATCCATATCGGCACCGATATCACAAAGATGCTCGCGAACGACAACGCCGCCGAAGCGGACGCGATCAAGGCGTATAACGAGGCGATTATCCTCGCTGGTGAGGTAAAGGACTATGCGACCCGCGATTTCCTGCAGGGTATCCTGAACGACGAGGACGCGCATATGGACGGTATCGAGGAGCTTCAGGACCAGATCAGCCAGATGACCCTCCCGACATTCCTTACTACGCAGACTAAGGAATAGCGACTCATTGTTAACACCCTCACGTATGAGGCGTGTTGACAAACAAGGAAATTTGATCATTTCCTGACATTGCGATTCCCCACGTTGCAGTATACCTTCGATGTATAGGGGAAGCAGTCTGATTTATTCCTTATATGGTATTAAAATAGATTACTTTGGCTTAGGCCTCGCAATAGCAAAAATAGATTATCAAAAAGCCCCTCGCGGGGCTTTTTTTATTGAAATAAATAAAAAAGACCCTTGTAAATATTTTTATTTTTGTTAATATATTTATTCTTATACCTTGGGGGTATTTAAGTGAAACAATCTATTCTTTTTCTGGTCTGTAGTGTATTGATTCAAATTATTACTTTTCCACAATCCGGAATTTCAAAAAAAGGGAATGTGGTTGAAATCCAGAAAAAATCGGTATTAGTCCTGCCGATTCAAAATCTTTCACCCCAGAATTTTTATCAGAAAACAGATCAGTATATTATTATTATCTGGAAAAAC of the Brevinematales bacterium genome contains:
- the bfr gene encoding bacterioferritin; this translates as MKGNEKLIGVLNSLLADELTAINQYMVHSEMADNWGYLKLHKHFEKRAIDEMKHAEKLIGRILFLEGMPIVSQLKNIHIGTDITKMLANDNAAEADAIKAYNEAIILAGEVKDYATRDFLQGILNDEDAHMDGIEELQDQISQMTLPTFLTTQTKE